The Bacillus cereus group sp. RP43 genome window below encodes:
- a CDS encoding ATPase, T2SS/T4P/T4SS family produces the protein MWGYLQGKQVALKRNRVDLYHFGYMIRSKSAKRLGTTTAQQIKDITDEIRAFLVKEHRDILSESFMNKEKRAAVEQIIKSFLLSNQVVISDVPSEQLLNMVCDDIVGFGIIEPLKKDPDVTDIYINGTKEIIYERIGEGECTFPYRFETEEEVKALAYKMVNSTSESLNTAKPYVDCVFPYIRINIALDELGGLGTTITIRKNADHLRASEERMLSTNQASREMLDFLAAAVKAKMNILVAGATGTGKSEFMKYLASHIPKGKKKERTLVVEDNPELYLHRIFPEHHFVPMQCRASEVEENAIDFDRLLTNALRQGPKRLIVGESRGKEALKMLNFFQTGHPGFTSVHARSAKEAVRRLMLMCLQSGANIDAKYLYELISQTFDVIVFLEKKDDGNRYITEMIELLDYKDDIQFNQLSQFIPTGEEYDEMNEKVEKIHGDHIATATMSADMERKFRSSTVNPALYAPFLTQQEVQYA, from the coding sequence ATGTGGGGCTATTTACAGGGAAAACAAGTCGCCTTAAAGCGAAATCGAGTTGATTTATATCACTTCGGTTATATGATTCGTTCCAAATCGGCTAAAAGGTTAGGAACAACTACAGCTCAACAAATTAAAGATATAACCGATGAAATTCGTGCATTTTTAGTAAAAGAACATCGTGATATCTTAAGCGAATCTTTTATGAATAAAGAGAAGAGAGCAGCTGTAGAGCAAATCATCAAAAGCTTTTTATTAAGTAATCAAGTCGTCATTTCAGATGTACCTTCTGAACAATTACTGAATATGGTGTGTGACGATATTGTTGGATTTGGTATTATAGAGCCTTTGAAAAAAGATCCAGATGTAACCGATATTTATATAAATGGTACAAAAGAGATTATTTACGAAAGAATTGGGGAGGGAGAATGTACATTTCCTTACCGATTTGAAACGGAAGAAGAAGTGAAAGCCTTAGCCTACAAGATGGTAAACAGTACTTCAGAATCATTAAATACAGCAAAGCCATATGTAGATTGTGTATTTCCGTATATACGTATCAATATTGCGTTAGATGAGCTTGGTGGACTGGGTACAACGATAACAATTCGTAAGAATGCGGATCACCTTCGAGCCTCTGAAGAGCGGATGTTATCTACAAATCAAGCATCGAGAGAGATGTTGGACTTTTTGGCCGCAGCCGTGAAAGCAAAAATGAATATTTTAGTGGCGGGAGCAACAGGCACAGGGAAGTCAGAGTTTATGAAATATCTTGCTTCTCATATTCCGAAAGGGAAGAAGAAAGAACGTACTCTCGTAGTAGAAGATAACCCTGAATTATATTTGCATCGTATCTTTCCAGAACATCATTTTGTTCCGATGCAGTGTAGGGCATCGGAAGTAGAAGAGAATGCAATTGATTTTGATAGATTGTTAACGAATGCATTACGTCAAGGGCCAAAGAGATTAATTGTAGGGGAATCAAGGGGGAAAGAAGCATTAAAAATGCTAAATTTCTTCCAAACAGGACACCCTGGTTTTACTTCTGTCCATGCAAGGAGTGCGAAAGAAGCAGTAAGACGTTTAATGCTCATGTGCCTGCAAAGTGGTGCGAACATTGACGCTAAGTATTTATATGAATTAATTTCACAGACGTTTGATGTGATTGTCTTTTTAGAAAAGAAAGATGATGGGAATCGCTATATTACAGAGATGATTGAATTATTGGATTATAAAGATGATATACAGTTCAATCAGCTTTCTCAATTTATTCCGACAGGTGAGGAATATGATGAAATGAATGAGAAAGTAGAAAAGATTCATGGAGATCATATCGCTACAGCGACAATGTCGGCTGATATGGAAAGGAAGTTCCGTTCTTCTACTGTAAATCCAGCACTTTATGCACCATTCCTTACACAACAGGAGGTGCAGTATGCATAG
- a CDS encoding AAA family ATPase, whose translation MERQVRMVAFYATNENVGKSTLSIAMANELAHLGKKVLYVEADQVRPSFAVGTGLSHDSKNILELVRKENEYNLLQYICTKQDLLEKKLNPKLLQKLHDKMDFLVFPSGYNPAQFPEIQNKELFVTTFIVSLVETEYDYIILSVPTELSEVLSYPILYQSDLVVHVLNGNPRGALAIKQELKLIEEAKLTLPRMIHVLNMADENYVEDIEKLSSQKIAVAISYDRDRTSYEWGMQFGSPQINEKVHHIMEAAGFDIPFQHTSSMKKGFFGLRS comes from the coding sequence ATGGAGCGGCAAGTCAGAATGGTTGCATTTTATGCGACAAACGAAAACGTAGGGAAAAGCACGTTAAGTATTGCGATGGCAAATGAGTTAGCTCATTTAGGGAAAAAGGTGCTGTATGTAGAAGCAGACCAAGTAAGGCCGAGTTTTGCAGTTGGAACAGGTCTTAGCCATGACAGCAAAAATATATTAGAGCTTGTAAGGAAAGAAAATGAATACAATCTCTTGCAGTACATTTGCACAAAGCAAGATTTACTAGAGAAAAAATTGAATCCAAAGCTGTTACAAAAATTGCACGATAAGATGGATTTTCTAGTATTTCCATCAGGTTATAACCCAGCTCAATTCCCTGAGATTCAAAACAAAGAATTGTTTGTAACAACATTTATCGTATCACTTGTAGAGACAGAATACGATTACATCATTCTATCGGTACCAACTGAATTATCCGAGGTGCTGAGTTACCCAATCTTATACCAATCAGATCTTGTTGTTCATGTGCTAAATGGAAACCCTCGTGGTGCGTTAGCAATCAAGCAGGAATTAAAGCTGATAGAAGAAGCTAAGCTAACATTACCTCGCATGATTCATGTATTAAATATGGCGGATGAGAATTATGTAGAGGATATTGAAAAGCTTTCTTCTCAAAAAATTGCGGTGGCAATTTCGTATGATAGAGATCGTACGAGTTATGAATGGGGGATGCAATTTGGTTCTCCACAAATTAATGAAAAGGTCCATCACATTATGGAAGCAGCTGGATTTGATATTCCATTCCAGCATACATCCTCTATGAAAAAGGGTTTCTTTGGTTTACGAAGTTAA
- the cpaB gene encoding Flp pilus assembly protein CpaB translates to MKPSKFQKKQIAAVGLAAATVAGIYGYNHFAVENAVKPTKVVVAAKDIPAHTEIKEDMLVERTLPGDAIPPNALRMNKKEVVGKWTKDGQPITENSYLFKNKVVKKEELPDSAILNLKNGEVAFPLLVDLETSAGNSIIPNTYVDLYFKQVVKEGDNEKVVFGGLFQRVRVTAAKDSNTEDAFVLEKKESKEEQEGKQKPKVTRLYTLAVSPEQLQYLNRAKTLGDVIPVAVGQKVEQTGKELQPGEGFSQISDQKNILDHVEKHSTNPISKNVKEYVAQYLNESK, encoded by the coding sequence TTGAAGCCATCTAAGTTTCAAAAGAAGCAGATTGCTGCGGTAGGTCTAGCCGCTGCAACAGTCGCTGGTATCTATGGATACAATCATTTTGCAGTGGAGAATGCAGTAAAACCAACAAAGGTTGTCGTAGCCGCAAAGGATATACCCGCTCATACAGAGATTAAAGAGGATATGCTGGTTGAACGCACATTACCTGGGGATGCCATTCCACCCAATGCATTACGTATGAATAAGAAAGAGGTTGTAGGAAAATGGACAAAAGATGGGCAACCCATCACAGAAAATAGCTATCTCTTCAAAAATAAAGTAGTAAAGAAAGAAGAGTTGCCAGACTCTGCAATTTTAAATTTAAAAAATGGAGAAGTTGCCTTCCCATTACTCGTCGATCTTGAAACAAGCGCAGGGAATAGTATTATTCCTAACACATACGTGGACTTGTATTTCAAACAGGTTGTGAAAGAAGGAGACAATGAGAAGGTTGTATTCGGTGGTCTTTTCCAACGTGTACGTGTTACGGCAGCAAAAGATAGTAATACAGAAGATGCATTCGTGTTAGAAAAGAAAGAATCAAAAGAGGAACAAGAAGGAAAACAAAAGCCGAAGGTAACCCGCTTATATACATTGGCTGTTTCACCCGAACAACTTCAATATCTAAACCGTGCGAAGACACTTGGAGATGTTATTCCTGTTGCAGTCGGACAAAAGGTAGAACAAACAGGGAAGGAATTACAACCAGGGGAAGGGTTCTCGCAAATATCTGATCAGAAGAACATTTTAGACCATGTAGAGAAACATTCAACCAATCCAATTTCTAAAAATGTAAAAGAATATGTTGCACAGTATCTGAACGAATCCAAATAA